TTCACTTGGCTCAAACGAGTATCGTACTTATGGTTTTTCTAAACCAGGGAAAGGGATTATGAAATCACTAAAAAAAACATCCTTTATTGAAGCAGTAGCGGCTGCGATTGAACATGAGGTTCAATGTTTCAATTTTTATCTTAAACTTTCTGAAAGTTTGCCAGAAGGGCAGATTAGAGAGCTCTTCAGCCAACTTGCATTAGATGGTGATGAGCACATCAAATACATCAAAGAGATTTACAAAAGTGCAGAAGGGAAAGAACTTCCTAACCTAAAACAACTTTCGGAAATCGAAAAATTCCATTCCTCTACGATCCAAAAAATTATGGATCGATTGGATCGAAACAAAAATGCAGAAGTAAAGGCCGACGAAAAAAAGGCAATTGAACTTGCGATCCGAGAAGGGGAAGACGCTCGTAATTTTTATGCGACTGTTCGAGGAAAATTCCAAGATCCAAAAATCAATTTGTTATTTCAAAAATTAGCAAACTTTAATGAATCCAATAATTCATTGTTAGAAGCGCAAGCAATGGCAATGGAACAATCAACACCTGCCGATCAAGTGTTTTATTGGGAAGATGAAGAACTGCTTGCACAAGTCACTCCACAGTACAGAGCTCCAAACAAACCAAAAACGACTGCGAAACCAAAAACAACGTCAAAGGCAAAACCAAGTGGTTCTCCG
This Leptospira biflexa serovar Patoc strain 'Patoc 1 (Paris)' DNA region includes the following protein-coding sequences:
- a CDS encoding ferritin-like domain-containing protein, whose translation is MKSLKKTSFIEAVAAAIEHEVQCFNFYLKLSESLPEGQIRELFSQLALDGDEHIKYIKEIYKSAEGKELPNLKQLSEIEKFHSSTIQKIMDRLDRNKNAEVKADEKKAIELAIREGEDARNFYATVRGKFQDPKINLLFQKLANFNESNNSLLEAQAMAMEQSTPADQVFYWEDEELLAQVTPQYRAPNKPKTTAKPKTTSKAKPSGSPKSSAKTVGKSVKKAKAKKAVKKVVKPTPKKAKPKAKPAKKKGKKK